One Chitinophagaceae bacterium C216 genomic window carries:
- the gdhA_2 gene encoding NAD(P)-specific glutamate dehydrogenase: MNDPIQNFIEMVRAKNAGEPEFLQAVSEVAEYIVPYVEEHPRYKKGKILERIVEPERVIIFRVPWVDDQGEIQVNRGFRVQMNSAIGPYKGGLRFHPSVNLSVLKFLAFEQIFKNSLTGLPMGGGKGGSDFDPKGKSDNEIMRFCQSFMTELYRHVGDDIDVPAGDIGVGKREIGYLFGQYKRITGTFNGVLTGKSYEWGGSLIRPEATGYGLVYFVEEMLKMQDDTLLGKKILISGSGNVAQFAAEKCIQHGAKVLTMSDSNGFVYDPSGIDQEKLEFIKDLKNNRRGRIQEYAAHYGCEYFADEKPWKIKCDIALPNATQNELDGIDAEVLISNGCFCVAEGANMPCTPEAVATFKKKGILYAPGKAANAGGVAVSGLEMSQNSLRYSWSRTKVDNKLKEIMSDIHELCVKYGKDEHGHVNYEKGANIGGFVKVAEAMLAQGVV; encoded by the coding sequence ATGAACGATCCTATTCAAAATTTTATTGAGATGGTCCGTGCTAAAAACGCGGGCGAGCCAGAATTCCTGCAAGCGGTGAGCGAAGTCGCCGAGTATATTGTCCCTTATGTGGAGGAGCATCCGCGATACAAAAAGGGCAAAATCCTAGAGAGAATAGTGGAGCCGGAAAGGGTAATTATATTTCGTGTACCATGGGTGGATGATCAAGGCGAAATTCAAGTGAATCGCGGATTTAGGGTGCAGATGAACAGTGCCATTGGCCCCTATAAAGGTGGGCTGCGGTTTCATCCTTCGGTAAACCTCAGCGTACTGAAGTTTTTAGCTTTCGAGCAAATATTTAAAAATAGTCTTACAGGTCTTCCCATGGGAGGAGGAAAGGGTGGTTCTGATTTCGATCCTAAAGGTAAATCAGACAATGAAATCATGAGATTTTGCCAGAGTTTTATGACTGAGCTCTATCGCCATGTAGGGGACGATATCGATGTTCCTGCCGGGGATATCGGTGTGGGCAAGCGCGAAATCGGTTATCTCTTTGGTCAGTATAAACGCATTACTGGTACATTTAACGGTGTATTGACCGGAAAATCCTATGAGTGGGGTGGTAGCCTCATTCGTCCCGAAGCTACGGGATACGGGCTGGTATACTTTGTCGAGGAGATGTTGAAGATGCAGGATGATACTTTGCTGGGGAAGAAAATTCTTATTTCCGGCTCCGGCAATGTAGCACAGTTTGCAGCTGAAAAATGCATTCAACATGGTGCCAAAGTGCTGACGATGTCAGATTCTAACGGATTTGTATACGATCCTTCAGGAATCGATCAAGAAAAGCTGGAGTTTATCAAAGATTTGAAAAATAATCGCAGAGGAAGAATTCAAGAATACGCTGCACATTACGGCTGCGAGTATTTTGCTGATGAAAAACCTTGGAAAATTAAATGCGATATTGCCTTGCCAAATGCTACACAAAATGAGCTCGATGGCATCGATGCGGAAGTATTAATCAGCAATGGTTGTTTTTGTGTAGCAGAGGGGGCTAATATGCCTTGTACGCCCGAAGCGGTAGCTACTTTCAAGAAAAAAGGTATCTTGTATGCACCTGGTAAGGCCGCTAATGCAGGCGGGGTGGCTGTATCGGGCTTGGAGATGTCGCAAAACTCTCTTCGTTATTCTTGGAGTAGAACCAAAGTGGACAATAAACTAAAGGAGATTATGAGCGATATTCATGAGCTTTGCGTGAAGTACGGTAAAGATGAACATGGTCATGTGAATTATGAAAAAGGAGCCAATATCGGAGGTTTTGTAAAAGTTGCGGAAGCCATGTTGGCACAAGGTGTAGTATAA
- the sucC gene encoding Succinate--CoA ligase [ADP-forming] subunit beta has product MNLHEYQAKELLKKYNVPVQNGYACSSVEEAEEAYSKIQAETGSKFAVVKAQIHAGGRGKGTIKETGLNGVKVAKSLEDIQTFAKGILGNTLVTVQTGPAGKVVNKIFVAQDMYYDGPSERQEFYLSILLDRSKGKNVIMYSTEGGMNIEDVAHETPEKIFKEWVHPSGGLQPFQARKIAFNLGLKGEAFKNCVKFVTNLYNAYVGLDCSMLEINPLFKAADDKIIAVDCKMNLDDNALIRHADLAELRDITEEDPTEVEAGKYNLNFVKLDGNVGCMVNGAGLAMATMDMIKLSGGEPANFLDVGGTANAQTVEAGFKIIMKDPAVKAILINIFGGIVRCDRVAAGVIEAYKNLGNIDIPIIVRLQGTNAEEAKKLIDESGLKVQSAILLSEAAELVKKAVA; this is encoded by the coding sequence ATGAATCTTCATGAATACCAGGCGAAAGAGCTCTTAAAGAAATACAATGTACCTGTTCAGAACGGCTATGCATGTAGCTCTGTAGAGGAAGCAGAAGAGGCCTACAGTAAAATTCAAGCAGAAACCGGAAGCAAGTTTGCCGTTGTAAAGGCGCAAATCCATGCTGGTGGACGTGGTAAGGGTACTATTAAAGAAACCGGTTTGAACGGAGTAAAAGTTGCTAAATCTCTTGAAGATATACAAACTTTTGCCAAAGGCATTCTGGGCAACACCCTGGTTACAGTGCAAACGGGTCCTGCCGGAAAAGTGGTAAATAAAATCTTCGTAGCACAAGATATGTATTACGATGGCCCCAGCGAAAGACAGGAGTTTTATCTTTCTATATTATTAGACCGCTCGAAAGGTAAAAACGTGATTATGTACAGCACCGAGGGAGGAATGAATATCGAAGATGTAGCACATGAAACTCCGGAAAAAATCTTTAAAGAGTGGGTGCATCCTTCAGGAGGCCTTCAGCCCTTCCAAGCACGAAAAATTGCTTTCAACCTAGGATTGAAAGGCGAGGCTTTCAAAAACTGCGTAAAATTTGTAACTAATTTATACAACGCTTACGTGGGTCTGGACTGCAGCATGTTGGAAATTAATCCGCTTTTTAAAGCTGCTGATGATAAAATCATTGCAGTAGACTGTAAAATGAATCTGGACGACAACGCCCTGATTCGTCATGCAGACCTTGCTGAACTTAGAGACATTACTGAAGAAGATCCTACCGAAGTTGAGGCTGGCAAATACAATCTAAACTTTGTGAAGCTAGATGGCAATGTGGGTTGTATGGTAAATGGTGCCGGACTCGCAATGGCTACGATGGACATGATTAAATTGAGCGGAGGTGAACCTGCAAACTTCCTAGATGTAGGTGGTACAGCAAACGCTCAAACCGTAGAAGCAGGCTTTAAAATCATCATGAAAGATCCTGCAGTGAAAGCCATTCTGATTAACATTTTCGGAGGTATTGTACGCTGCGACCGCGTTGCAGCTGGTGTTATTGAGGCTTACAAAAACCTAGGCAATATCGATATTCCTATCATCGTAAGATTGCAAGGTACTAATGCCGAAGAGGCTAAAAAGCTGATTGACGAAAGTGGTCTTAAAGTACAGTCTGCAATATTGTTAAGCGAAGCAGCCGAACTAGTGAAGAAAGCCGTAGCATAA
- the argG gene encoding Argininosuccinate synthase: MSKKVVLGFSGGLDTSFCVKYLTEEQGYEVYSIIVNTGGFSDEELEKIEQHAKNLGVKSHKTVNAVKNYYNSIIRYLIYGNVLKNNTYPLSVSAERLSQAIHIAEYAKEIQADAVAHGSTGAGNDQVRFDMILNIIAPGTEIITPIRDLKLSREAEIEYLKSKGVEMNFEKAVYSINKGLWGTSVGGKETLSSKGLLPEEAWPTQVTKTGSEEVVLTFEKGELVKVNDEAFDHPTEAIQYLQSIAGPYGVGRDIHVGDTIIGIKGRVGFEAAAPILIIKGHHALEKHVLTKWQLQWKDQIAQFYGMWLHEGQILDPVMRDMEAFLESSQRNVTGKVFIQLHPYRYEIIGIESDYDLMNSEFGSYGEMNAGYTADDVKGFTRIFGNQTGIYHQVKEKAYQKNGQRF, from the coding sequence ATGAGTAAAAAAGTAGTATTAGGCTTTAGCGGAGGCTTAGACACATCTTTTTGTGTGAAGTATTTGACTGAGGAGCAGGGGTATGAAGTATACAGCATTATTGTAAATACAGGTGGTTTTAGTGATGAGGAGTTGGAGAAGATTGAGCAGCATGCAAAGAATCTAGGTGTGAAATCACATAAAACCGTAAATGCTGTAAAGAACTATTATAATTCAATCATTCGTTATCTGATTTACGGCAATGTATTAAAGAATAATACTTATCCGTTAAGTGTTTCGGCTGAGCGTTTGAGTCAGGCTATCCATATTGCTGAATATGCAAAGGAAATACAGGCCGATGCTGTGGCGCATGGAAGCACCGGTGCCGGTAACGATCAGGTGCGCTTCGATATGATTTTAAATATTATTGCACCGGGTACAGAAATTATTACTCCTATTCGTGATTTGAAATTAAGCCGTGAAGCTGAAATCGAATACCTAAAGAGCAAGGGTGTAGAAATGAATTTTGAGAAAGCCGTATACTCAATTAATAAAGGCTTGTGGGGCACCAGTGTGGGAGGAAAGGAAACTCTGAGTTCAAAAGGACTGCTTCCTGAAGAAGCATGGCCTACTCAGGTTACTAAAACAGGTTCTGAGGAAGTAGTGTTAACGTTTGAGAAAGGAGAGCTGGTGAAGGTAAACGATGAGGCCTTCGATCATCCTACTGAAGCTATCCAATATCTGCAGTCCATTGCCGGTCCTTATGGAGTGGGACGCGATATTCATGTGGGTGATACAATTATCGGTATTAAGGGGCGTGTAGGCTTTGAGGCGGCAGCTCCCATTCTTATTATCAAAGGTCACCATGCATTGGAAAAGCATGTGCTTACCAAATGGCAATTACAATGGAAAGACCAGATTGCCCAGTTCTATGGCATGTGGTTACATGAAGGACAGATATTAGATCCCGTAATGCGCGATATGGAAGCTTTCCTTGAGAGTTCTCAACGTAACGTAACCGGTAAGGTGTTTATCCAATTGCATCCTTATCGTTATGAAATAATCGGTATTGAGAGCGATTACGATTTAATGAATAGCGAATTTGGTAGCTATGGAGAAATGAATGCCGGTTATACTGCGGATGATGTGAAAGGATTTACGCGTATCTTCGGAAACCAGACCGGAATCTATCATCAGGTAAAAGAAAAGGCCTATCAAAAGAACGGACAAAGGTTCTAA
- the punA gene encoding Purine nucleoside phosphorylase 1 — MAEAIVEKVNETAAFLKTQYAEIPEVAIILGSGLGNFVHNINVEKEVPYNEIPNFPISTVKGHSGKLIFGELSGKKIVAMSGRFHYYEGYTPQEVVFPVRVLKMLGVKTLLLSNAAGGVNPAFAVGDIMLIKDHISFAIVNPLLGKNIDEWGTRFPDMSEPYKKHLIEKAKVIGKEAGIKLHEGVYFGVTGPTFETRAEYKLIQIVGADAVGMSTVQECIVANHMGMEVFAVSVITDLGIREEENVITHEEVLEAANAAEPKLAHLFTELIKVI, encoded by the coding sequence ATGGCGGAAGCTATTGTAGAAAAAGTAAATGAAACGGCGGCTTTTTTAAAAACTCAATACGCCGAAATACCCGAAGTTGCTATTATTCTGGGAAGCGGGCTGGGAAATTTTGTACATAATATTAATGTGGAAAAAGAAGTCCCTTACAATGAAATACCCAATTTCCCTATATCTACCGTAAAAGGACATTCGGGTAAGCTGATTTTTGGAGAATTATCCGGTAAGAAGATTGTTGCTATGAGCGGCCGTTTTCACTATTATGAAGGCTATACGCCGCAGGAGGTGGTATTCCCGGTACGTGTATTGAAAATGTTGGGAGTAAAAACCCTACTACTGAGTAATGCGGCCGGAGGTGTAAATCCCGCTTTTGCAGTAGGCGATATTATGCTCATTAAAGATCATATCAGTTTTGCCATAGTGAATCCACTGCTGGGCAAAAACATTGATGAGTGGGGGACACGTTTTCCTGATATGAGCGAACCTTATAAAAAACATCTTATAGAGAAAGCAAAAGTTATTGGAAAAGAGGCAGGTATTAAGTTGCATGAAGGGGTTTATTTTGGAGTAACTGGCCCTACGTTCGAAACTCGTGCCGAGTATAAATTGATACAGATAGTGGGGGCTGATGCGGTGGGTATGAGTACGGTTCAAGAGTGCATAGTAGCAAATCATATGGGTATGGAGGTTTTTGCGGTGAGTGTTATCACCGATCTGGGGATTAGGGAGGAAGAAAACGTTATCACGCACGAAGAGGTTCTGGAGGCTGCTAATGCGGCGGAGCCTAAGCTGGCCCATCTGTTTACCGAATTAATCAAAGTAATTTAA
- the prpD gene encoding 2-methylcitrate dehydratase: protein MSSQIYNERPQPDKVLVDIADYVLNYEIKSELALQTAHYCLLDTLGCGFEALTYPACTKLLGPVVPGTIVPNGARVPGTNYILDPVQAAFNIGAMIRWLDFNDTWLAAEWGHPSDNLGGILATADWLSRTNIAEGKSPLTMLQVLHAMIMAHEIQGVLALENSFNKVGLDHVILVKVASTAVVGKLLGLNREELINALSHAFLDGHSLRTYRHAPNTGSRKSWAAGDATSRAVRLALIARTGEMGYPSVLTAKTWGFYDVLFRGNEFKFQRDYGTYVMEHVLFKISYPAEFHSQTAVEAAMKLHDILRAKGKTSDDIKKVTIRTHEAAIRIIDKKGPLNNPADRDHCIQYMVAVPLIFGRLTAMDYEDDVAADKRIDALRDKIVCVEDPQFTLDYHDPEKRSIANALTIELNDGEILDEVVVEYPIGHKRRRQEGIPKLLEKYKINLARIFDKVQQDQILEASLDYDKLVNMSVNEYVDLMVKP from the coding sequence ATGTCATCTCAGATTTACAATGAAAGACCACAGCCTGATAAAGTGCTGGTGGATATAGCCGATTATGTTCTCAATTATGAAATAAAAAGTGAGCTGGCGCTGCAAACGGCTCATTATTGCTTATTAGATACCTTGGGTTGTGGATTTGAAGCTTTGACTTACCCTGCTTGTACCAAGTTGCTTGGTCCTGTGGTGCCCGGAACAATTGTTCCTAATGGAGCCCGGGTTCCTGGTACGAATTATATTTTAGATCCTGTTCAAGCTGCATTTAATATAGGGGCTATGATTCGTTGGCTGGATTTTAATGATACCTGGCTGGCGGCAGAGTGGGGGCACCCTTCGGATAATTTAGGTGGTATATTGGCCACTGCAGATTGGCTTTCACGAACCAATATTGCCGAAGGTAAATCACCTCTTACGATGCTGCAGGTATTGCACGCCATGATAATGGCGCATGAAATCCAGGGGGTGCTTGCATTGGAAAATTCATTTAATAAGGTAGGATTGGATCATGTGATTCTGGTAAAAGTGGCCTCTACTGCGGTGGTTGGAAAATTATTAGGATTGAACAGAGAGGAACTGATTAATGCACTTTCTCATGCATTTCTCGATGGGCATTCATTGAGAACTTATAGGCATGCTCCTAATACCGGAAGCCGCAAATCTTGGGCGGCAGGGGATGCTACTTCGAGAGCGGTACGCCTAGCATTGATTGCTAGGACAGGGGAGATGGGGTATCCATCTGTTTTAACTGCAAAGACATGGGGATTCTATGATGTATTGTTTAGAGGCAATGAGTTTAAATTTCAGCGGGACTATGGAACATACGTAATGGAACATGTATTGTTTAAGATTTCTTATCCCGCAGAATTTCACTCTCAAACCGCAGTGGAAGCGGCCATGAAGCTGCATGATATTTTGAGAGCAAAGGGTAAGACCAGTGACGATATTAAAAAAGTTACTATTCGTACACATGAAGCAGCTATCCGTATCATTGATAAAAAAGGTCCTTTGAATAACCCCGCCGATAGGGACCATTGTATTCAATACATGGTGGCTGTTCCATTAATCTTTGGACGGCTAACAGCAATGGATTATGAAGATGACGTGGCTGCCGATAAAAGGATTGATGCGCTACGCGACAAAATCGTGTGTGTAGAAGATCCGCAGTTTACGTTGGATTATCATGATCCTGAAAAGCGCTCCATTGCAAATGCACTTACGATAGAATTGAATGATGGAGAAATATTGGATGAAGTGGTTGTAGAATATCCTATCGGGCATAAGCGAAGAAGACAAGAGGGTATTCCTAAATTGTTAGAGAAGTATAAAATCAATCTGGCTCGTATCTTCGATAAAGTGCAACAAGACCAAATATTAGAGGCTAGCTTGGATTATGACAAATTGGTAAATATGAGCGTGAATGAATATGTAGATTTGATGGTAAAACCATAG
- the yqeN gene encoding putative protein YqeN: MTVDKVISDWKKKIYKPVYWIEGDEEFYVDMLVNYAEQHILSESEASFNLTIFYGKDAQWADIVNTCRKYPMFSDRQVVIVKEAHQLKDADMLAPYIESPLDSTILIIACKDKKLDGRSKFAKLVKDNTVYILTKKIYDSALPEWVNTYVKGLGYTISPKANALIVDHIGNDLSRIKNEIDKILINLGDRKSITEEDVENYVGISKEYNVFELQAAIASKDLGKAISIIQYFGANPKMGPIQMVLPSLYSFFSKVYMVFGVGGGEDAVAKQIGVSPYFVKNYTQAARLYGARNIEKILLLLHQYNLKSVGVNTAPTEDAELMKEMVVKVMA; the protein is encoded by the coding sequence ATGACGGTAGATAAAGTAATATCAGATTGGAAGAAAAAGATATATAAACCTGTATATTGGATAGAAGGTGACGAGGAGTTTTATGTAGATATGCTCGTAAATTACGCTGAGCAACATATACTTTCTGAAAGTGAAGCCTCTTTTAATCTTACCATTTTTTACGGAAAAGATGCCCAGTGGGCCGATATTGTTAATACCTGCAGAAAATATCCGATGTTTTCGGACAGGCAGGTTGTGATAGTGAAAGAAGCGCATCAGCTGAAAGATGCTGATATGTTAGCCCCCTATATTGAGTCTCCTTTAGATTCTACTATATTGATTATAGCTTGTAAGGATAAGAAACTGGACGGTCGTTCCAAGTTTGCCAAGCTTGTAAAGGACAATACGGTATATATTCTTACTAAAAAAATTTATGATAGTGCACTACCCGAGTGGGTGAATACTTACGTAAAAGGTCTGGGATACACTATTTCGCCAAAAGCCAACGCGCTGATTGTCGACCATATCGGTAATGATTTGAGCAGAATTAAAAATGAAATTGATAAAATTCTTATCAACCTCGGCGATCGTAAATCGATTACGGAAGAAGATGTGGAGAACTATGTAGGAATCAGCAAAGAGTATAATGTATTTGAATTGCAGGCAGCCATTGCTTCAAAAGATCTAGGAAAAGCCATAAGCATCATTCAATATTTTGGAGCGAACCCCAAAATGGGGCCTATACAAATGGTGCTGCCATCCCTTTATTCCTTCTTCAGTAAAGTGTATATGGTTTTTGGTGTAGGGGGAGGAGAGGATGCGGTGGCCAAGCAGATTGGCGTTTCCCCCTATTTTGTAAAAAATTATACACAAGCTGCCCGCCTGTACGGTGCTCGAAATATAGAAAAGATATTGCTCTTACTGCATCAGTACAATCTGAAAAGTGTAGGTGTTAATACTGCACCTACAGAAGATGCAGAGTTGATGAAAGAAATGGTAGTAAAGGTAATGGCTTAA
- the smc_3 gene encoding Chromosome partition protein Smc produces MANTNYPSASNPTDSNTPSSAGGGRNLIIGLLIAALLGTWGYMLWDKSSRSGSNSGTPDALQSETAMSEIDSLKQMFILAEMRLDSITGANNNLQGEKTALQKEIDQKKAEISKILTDKNATAADLKKARQLIGELNGQIGRLEAEVTRLKGENQELRARTAHLTNEKEVLTQNLAIRTSENEELANAVDIASTLSASGMSITPVHEKKNGKEKETSFARRVDKLKISFNIENRITTSGPADLYVIVTDPSGKIIQNPELGSGAMTTRQDGDRNFTAKVPVEYETGTRKGVSFPIKSDEGFKPGDYKIEVYHNGFKIGEGIRSLRKGLFG; encoded by the coding sequence ATGGCAAACACGAATTACCCTTCTGCCTCTAATCCAACAGATTCGAATACACCAAGCAGTGCCGGAGGAGGCAGGAATTTAATTATTGGTTTACTTATTGCGGCATTGTTGGGAACCTGGGGCTATATGCTGTGGGATAAGAGTTCGCGTTCTGGTTCAAACTCGGGAACGCCCGATGCATTGCAGTCAGAAACAGCGATGTCTGAAATCGACTCTCTAAAACAGATGTTTATCCTGGCTGAAATGCGTCTAGACTCTATCACCGGCGCCAATAATAACCTCCAGGGAGAAAAAACGGCTTTACAAAAAGAAATTGATCAGAAAAAAGCCGAAATCAGTAAAATCTTAACTGATAAAAACGCAACGGCTGCTGATCTCAAAAAAGCCCGTCAGTTAATTGGTGAGCTGAATGGTCAGATAGGTCGGCTCGAAGCTGAAGTCACCAGACTGAAAGGCGAAAATCAGGAGTTGCGTGCAAGAACAGCTCATCTCACCAATGAAAAAGAAGTTTTAACTCAGAACCTTGCCATTCGTACATCCGAGAATGAAGAGTTGGCTAATGCTGTGGATATAGCCAGCACTTTATCGGCATCGGGAATGTCTATTACTCCCGTTCACGAAAAGAAAAACGGCAAGGAAAAAGAAACTTCTTTTGCTAGAAGGGTGGATAAGCTGAAAATTTCATTCAACATTGAAAACCGCATTACTACATCAGGCCCTGCCGATTTGTATGTAATTGTTACAGATCCTTCAGGCAAGATTATTCAAAATCCTGAATTGGGATCGGGAGCTATGACCACCCGTCAGGATGGAGATAGAAACTTTACAGCTAAAGTTCCTGTGGAATATGAAACCGGAACCCGTAAAGGTGTTTCTTTCCCCATTAAAAGTGATGAAGGATTTAAACCTGGTGATTACAAAATCGAAGTATATCACAATGGGTTTAAGATTGGAGAAGGAATTAGAAGTTTGAGAAAAGGATTATTTGGTTAA
- the upp gene encoding Uracil phosphoribosyltransferase, whose translation MIINLSQNHSLVSNWVRELRDVDIQHDRMRFRRNLERIAEVIAYEISKELPYMQVETQTPLGISNSLVLKEQPVLATILRAGLAMHQGFLNYFDKADNAFISAYRKHHKDGTFDIEIEYMSTPDLEDRIVIISDPMLATGASLVKTVRFLKEEGKPRIIHIAAAIACTEGLEYVSREIPEAKIWCGDIDEELTAKGYIVPGLGDAGDLAYGSKTQY comes from the coding sequence ATGATTATAAACTTAAGCCAAAATCATAGCCTGGTGAGTAACTGGGTACGCGAATTGCGTGATGTGGACATCCAACACGATCGCATGCGTTTTCGGCGGAATTTAGAACGCATCGCCGAAGTAATTGCTTATGAAATCAGCAAGGAGCTGCCCTACATGCAGGTAGAAACTCAAACTCCACTGGGCATTTCTAATAGTCTGGTGTTAAAGGAACAACCAGTGTTAGCTACAATATTACGTGCGGGTTTGGCTATGCATCAGGGTTTTCTGAATTACTTTGATAAAGCGGACAATGCCTTCATTTCGGCATACAGAAAGCATCATAAGGACGGAACGTTTGATATTGAAATAGAATACATGAGTACCCCCGATTTAGAAGACAGAATTGTAATTATTTCTGATCCGATGCTAGCAACAGGCGCGTCCCTAGTTAAAACCGTCAGGTTTCTAAAAGAAGAGGGTAAGCCACGTATCATTCATATCGCGGCAGCTATTGCCTGTACAGAGGGGTTGGAATATGTAAGTCGTGAAATCCCTGAAGCGAAAATTTGGTGTGGAGATATTGATGAAGAGCTCACAGCGAAGGGATACATTGTACCCGGTCTCGGGGATGCCGGGGATTTAGCTTACGGCAGTAAAACGCAGTATTAG
- the anmK gene encoding Anhydro-N-acetylmuramic acid kinase, with product MIYRAIGLMSGSSLDGLDIVFAEILENGGKWSYDIQHAECMPYPQEWVDKLKNATSLSALDYQLLHTAYGHYLGACVNDFIARHHLQFKVAVVASHGHTTFHLPAQKMTAQLGDGAAIAAVTKLPVVSDLRAMDVACGGQGAPIVPIGERLFFSNYPYLLNIGGIANVSINKDPYIAFDVCPANRVLNMLAQESGVEFDEGGHLARQGQLHSALLEELNALEYYQQPHPKSLANEFGTDIVYPLIKKYALSSSDALHTYTEHIAIQIKQALQPHAAEFHSEQPILITGGGAFNTYLIERLTFHLNELNIQVVVGDPQLVKYKEALIMALIGVLRWREEYNVLSSVTGADRDSVGGALWMGQEA from the coding sequence ATGATTTATCGTGCAATTGGTTTAATGAGCGGCAGTTCTCTGGATGGACTAGATATTGTTTTTGCTGAAATATTGGAAAATGGCGGAAAATGGAGCTATGACATTCAGCATGCCGAATGTATGCCCTACCCGCAGGAATGGGTAGATAAGCTGAAAAATGCTACATCTCTATCAGCTCTTGACTATCAGCTTTTGCATACCGCCTATGGGCATTACCTTGGAGCATGTGTTAATGATTTTATTGCCCGCCATCACTTACAGTTTAAAGTAGCAGTAGTAGCATCGCATGGGCACACAACTTTTCATCTTCCGGCACAAAAGATGACCGCTCAGCTTGGCGACGGAGCGGCTATAGCTGCCGTTACCAAACTACCTGTAGTATCTGATTTACGGGCAATGGATGTGGCCTGCGGAGGTCAGGGCGCCCCTATTGTTCCCATTGGGGAAAGACTTTTTTTTAGCAATTATCCTTATTTACTCAATATCGGCGGTATCGCGAATGTATCCATTAATAAAGATCCCTACATCGCATTTGATGTATGCCCTGCGAATCGGGTACTCAACATGTTAGCTCAAGAATCGGGTGTGGAATTTGATGAAGGAGGCCATCTAGCCCGACAAGGGCAACTTCATTCTGCATTACTGGAAGAATTGAATGCACTGGAATATTATCAACAACCGCATCCAAAATCGTTGGCAAACGAATTCGGTACAGACATTGTATACCCCCTCATTAAAAAATATGCTCTCAGCTCCTCGGATGCCTTGCACACCTATACCGAACATATAGCTATCCAAATAAAACAGGCATTACAACCGCATGCTGCGGAATTTCACTCCGAACAACCAATACTTATTACAGGTGGTGGCGCTTTTAACACATATCTGATAGAAAGGCTAACCTTTCACTTGAACGAACTCAACATTCAGGTGGTAGTGGGAGATCCCCAATTGGTAAAGTACAAAGAAGCCCTCATTATGGCGCTGATAGGTGTACTGCGCTGGCGCGAAGAGTACAATGTACTGAGTTCCGTTACAGGAGCCGATCGTGATAGTGTAGGCGGGGCCTTGTGGATGGGACAGGAGGCTTAA
- the rsmI_1 gene encoding Ribosomal RNA small subunit methyltransferase I, with product MAVVYLIPTFLHEGALHVLPSYILDAVADCQVLFVENERSARRYLKQLKKEIVIDQYEWFTIGKAEEAMRDTFRNKLKEGKNIGIISEAGCPGVADPGQLLVAAAQEMGVKVVPLVGPSSILLALMASGMSGQQFNFVGYLPIEQHQRIKAIKELEAESRKKNCTQIFIETPYRNNQMLEALLKHCQPTTQLCVAVNITGSDERIHTRTVAKWKQQVPNLHKQPAIFLLKA from the coding sequence ATGGCAGTTGTTTACCTTATACCTACTTTTTTGCATGAAGGAGCACTTCATGTACTGCCTAGTTATATACTGGATGCGGTAGCCGACTGTCAGGTGTTGTTTGTGGAGAATGAACGTTCCGCCCGCCGCTATTTAAAACAGTTGAAGAAAGAAATAGTGATTGATCAATATGAGTGGTTTACTATAGGAAAAGCGGAGGAGGCTATGCGTGATACCTTCCGTAACAAGCTTAAGGAAGGGAAAAATATCGGTATCATTAGCGAAGCCGGCTGTCCTGGAGTGGCAGATCCGGGTCAGCTGTTGGTGGCCGCAGCGCAGGAAATGGGAGTAAAGGTGGTGCCTCTTGTGGGACCCAGTTCTATATTGCTGGCACTAATGGCCAGTGGTATGAGTGGTCAGCAATTTAACTTTGTTGGCTATCTTCCGATAGAACAACATCAACGGATAAAAGCCATTAAGGAGCTGGAGGCCGAGTCCAGAAAGAAAAACTGTACACAGATTTTTATCGAAACTCCTTATCGCAACAATCAAATGCTGGAAGCTTTGTTAAAACACTGCCAGCCAACAACCCAGTTGTGTGTTGCGGTAAACATTACCGGCTCTGATGAAAGAATACACACCCGTACCGTTGCAAAATGGAAGCAGCAAGTACCTAATTTGCACAAACAGCCTGCCATATTTCTTCTAAAAGCCTGA